The Pantanalinema sp. sequence GGAGCAGCCGCTCTTCATCCTCTACACCTCGGGCACCACCGGCAAGCCCAAGGGCGTCGTCCACACGACGGGCGGCTACCTCCTGGGGGCCGCGCTGACCACCAAGTGGGTCTTCGACCTCAAGGACGACGACATCTTCTGGTGCACCGCGGACGTGGGCTGGGTCACGGGCCACTCCTACGTGGTCTACGGCCCGCTGGCCAACGGGGCGACGGTCTTCATGTACGAGGGCGCTCCCATGTCGCCGTCTCCCGACCGCTACTGGGAGATGATCGACCGCTACGGCATCTCGATCCTCTACACCGCCCCCACCGCCATCCGCGCCTTCATCAAGGCGGGCGAGCAGTGGCCCACCAAGCACAAGCTCTCGTCGCTGCGCCTCTTGGGTTCGGTCGGCGAGCCGATCAACCCCGAGGCCTGGATGTGGTACCGCTCCCTCATCGGCCACGGCAACTGCCCCATCGTCGACACCTGGTGGCAGACCGAGACGGGCGCCATCATGATCACCCCCTTGCCCGGCGCCACCCCGACCAAGCCCGGCACGGCGACCCTCCCCTTCCCCGGCATCGCCGTGGACGTGGTGGACAGGGAGGGCAACCCGGTCGGCGCCAACCAGGGAGGGTACCTGGTGGTCAAGCGTCCCTGGCCGTCGATGATGCGGACCATCTGGGGCGATCCCGGGCGCTTCGAGAAGACCTACTGGTCCGAGATCCCCGGGATGTACTTCGCCGGCGACGGTGCGCGCCGGGATGAGGACGGCTACTTCTGGATCATGGGCCGGGTGGACGACGTGATCAACGTCTCGGGCCACCGCCTGGGCACCATGGAGGTCGAGAGCGCCCTGGTAAGTCATCCTTCGGTCGCCGAGGCGGCGGTGGTGGGCCGCCCCGACGAGATCAAGGGGACCGGCATCGCCGCCTTCGTCACCCTCCAGACCGGCCAGGCCCCCTCGGAGGCCCTCAAGGCGGCGCTGCGGGATCACGTCGCCAAGGAGATCGGGGCGATCGCGAAGCCCGACGACATCCGCTTCACCGACGCCCTGCCCAAGACCCGCTCGGGCAAGATCATGCGCCGCCTGCTGCGCGACATCGCGGCGGGCCGCGACGCGCTGGGCGACACGACGACCCTCGAGGACTACTCGGTCCTCGCCAAGCTCCGCGAAGACCAGGACTAGCGCGCCGACCTCAAGGGTGAGGCGATGTCGCTCGACGGCACGTCACATCGTCCGGGCGAGCGGCGTCTCGC is a genomic window containing:
- the acs gene encoding acetate--CoA ligase, coding for MTTDITSLLQEDRRFEPSESFSESAHIGSMEQYLALVAKAEADPEGYWAEHAQRELHWFKPWDKVLDWQLPFAKWFVGGSINASYNCLDRHLTTWRRNKAAIIWEGEPGDRRTLTYQQLHHEVCKFAGVLSSLGVRQGDRVAIYLPMVPEAAVAMLACARIGAIHSVIFGGFSSEAIKDRVNDAQARLIVTADGYYRRGSVVPLKCNVDAALPNTPGVEHVVVLKRTGDEIPMLPGRDHWYHEMMEFSSCDVPAVPLDSEQPLFILYTSGTTGKPKGVVHTTGGYLLGAALTTKWVFDLKDDDIFWCTADVGWVTGHSYVVYGPLANGATVFMYEGAPMSPSPDRYWEMIDRYGISILYTAPTAIRAFIKAGEQWPTKHKLSSLRLLGSVGEPINPEAWMWYRSLIGHGNCPIVDTWWQTETGAIMITPLPGATPTKPGTATLPFPGIAVDVVDREGNPVGANQGGYLVVKRPWPSMMRTIWGDPGRFEKTYWSEIPGMYFAGDGARRDEDGYFWIMGRVDDVINVSGHRLGTMEVESALVSHPSVAEAAVVGRPDEIKGTGIAAFVTLQTGQAPSEALKAALRDHVAKEIGAIAKPDDIRFTDALPKTRSGKIMRRLLRDIAAGRDALGDTTTLEDYSVLAKLREDQD